The region CAGGGCTCAAATATGCATACCCAACCTCCGCGGTACTAAACCCGTACTTCTCGCCCCAGACATCTGGGAAGGAAACATACATAAGGTACAACCcagcgaaggagagggcTCCGTTCACAAAAACAATGCACTGCGTTGGTTGAATCAAGAGGTTGATCCAGTTCCTCAGACTCGGTTTCGGTGGCTTAGGGAATTTGCCTTGGTCTACGAGCGGTTTCTGACGCAGACGGGGCAGCGTAAAAAGCGGTCTGGTTCTGAAGACTTCCCCATTCCCAACTAGACATCTCAATGTCTCGGGGAGGCAGAACAGGATAGCGAGGTAGACGGGCAAGCAGGCGAGGGCCAGGAACCCAAATGCCCAGCGCCATTTGTCTTCTGTTGCGAATTGGCCGCCAATTAAGGGCCCGAGGATGGGGCCTAGCTGTGGCCCGAGCAGAAAGATAGCAAGAACGGAGGCACGTCGCGCGGGCTCGAATATATCGCTTATTGTTCCTGCGCCAATGGATGTCACGATGCAGGCGCCGAAGGCTTGGAAGATGCGGAGGATAAATAATGCGCCGATATTGGGCGGAAGTGTggaaaggaggatattgGCGATCAGGAAACTAGCGAGCGTGACGATGTAGATTGTTTTGCGGCCGCCGAGGTCTGATAGTGCTGCACCGAGTAAGGGCTGTCCCGCACAGCATCAGTATAGTTCTCTGCAGGGCTAGGGCATTGGGTAAGGTAAGCGGGATAGCCAGGGAAGTGATCACTCACTGCAACGGCAAAAACGGCCATATACACTGACACAGTTGCATTAATGACTGTCCCTGGGGCATGGAAAACATCCTCGTAGAGATTCAACGAGGGGAGATACACGGCACCGCAGAGCGGGCCGAAGAAGCCGGCTGCTGTGACGATGGCGAGATAGAAGCGTTTTCTAGGTTCTGAAAAGGCAGAGTAGGGTGGTTCTCGCTCTGGGAGGAGTGGGAAGTTAATGGTGGATGTGGGAGAGTTCATGATGGTATGGATGGTCGATGGGCTTCGGAGCGGAAGGGACGACAGGGGtcaagaagagagagaccGTTTTGACACAAGTGAGGACCATGGTTTAGTTTAACAGAATGTAGCTGGAGGCTTAGCATTGATGTTGAGATCTGACCGGCACCGTTGGGGGCGGAAGGACAGGGCTGAGCACTGCACGCTTAATGTACCCTATTCAGCTCAAATTCCCGCATCTATTAATACCGTTAATCCAATTTCTGCTTACACAACCAATAAAATCCACATCGTCGGAACCATGCCGACAAAGAGCCATAAGCTGGCACGATCGACAGTTTTCAAGTCATGCCAAGAGATCGCTCACTGCCCAccgcagaagacgaagctcaGTCATACAAATGCCAGGGTACAAAAATAGCCAATGGCCCTCTTGGCGTCCCAGACAATGGTCCAATCCCGTCGTTACTATGCTGGCTTGTGGATACAGTTTGTAACCCCTACTGCCAGTTAGCCGACTGTCTGTCCAAGCCCTAGGAGGGACACCAACTTCGAGCCCTGCGGCTATCGCAACGTGGTACCGCGGTGGGTATTGGCACAGCCTGTGCTCGTAGCATGCTTAGCCCCGATTCAGAGCCTTATCACGCCGGCACCGCCGCAAGTACAATGTCCTCGTTGGTTCCTAGACTTAGGCCGCGCTTGGCTTTTTGTAGTAACGCGACATGAGGCAGCGGGGTTCAGTCAGTCAATACCTGTTGACTCGAGGGAATTTCGAATCTGATATAGTCATAGGTTTATTGTGCACTGGTCAGGCGGCTTGTATTGAGCGAACCCAAATGCTTGGTAATGGTAGGAAGGGGAAAGGCGATTGAGGTAGGGTTATCTACAATATTTATATCTATCtacctatatatattatagtTACTTGCGACAAACGCAATGCAATTGCTTAGTGCATTTTTCAACCTTACAAATTACGACAAAAACCTGAAGATAGACGAGGATTTATATTCAGATACACGCTAAGCTGAAATCTTGAAATTATAGTTACATCCTTTTTATGGTCGTTCAAGATGCCCCCGCCTTCCCAGCACCGCTGATGTTCGAGAACCTCAATTGCAGATTTCGCGCATACAACGGCCCGGCTGGTGTCATCCCCCTCTGCCAGCTAGGATCAATCTCCCATCGAACACACATTAGCAATTTCGCAAGTGTCACTCGCCCCTCAAGCAAGGCGAACCTCTGTCCTAAGCAAGTGCGCCGCCCGCCGTGAAAGCTAATAAACGCGCCCTTTGCGTTCGCCCTTCTAAATAGTGCATTTATTTCTTCCATGGTATTTCCCCACCGGCTTGGCTTGAACTCGTTGGCGTCTGGACCCCAGAAGCCTATATCCCGGTTTGTAGCATACGCGTTGTAGCCGACGTATGTGCCTGCTGGAATGGGGATCTCTCCCCCGAGGAGGGTGGGAGCCGTTGTGCGGCGGTTAATCAGCTGGCTGATTGGTGGGTACAGGCGGAGGACTTCGTAGATTGTGGATGTAAGGAGGGGCAAGGCAGATAAAGCGTTGTAAGCCGGTTCCAGGTCGTTGAGGGCGGAGATCTCCGCGCGTAGGCTTTCCTGCATCTCCTACCAGTTGTTAGCCCATTAAAAGCACAGTTGTATAGAGAATACAAAGCGCACCGGATGTTCAGCCAACAAGAACAGACTTGATACCAGCAACAACTGGGGGTTCTCGTGTCCCGCCAGAAACGCGCTGATCATATTATGTCGCAGCTGCATTTCGGTGAATAGACCACTTTCGCAGGCATATAGAAGACGACATCCTAGATTTCTCGTGTGCTCCTTCTCATGGTCGCAGGTTGTGTGGCCCTTCCGGACCGTCTCGATAAGCTCATCAGTGAACCTAGTCACCAATTTTCTAGCCTCCTCCCTGGTTTGAAGGGGGAGGTAGTCTAGAACAgggaagttgaggaagatggggtCAAAGatcttgggcttgatgaggagctggaaagcGTGCAGAGAGGCGGCCGGCTTTTGCAGTGTCTAAGCCAAACCCATCAGTTCAACAAGTTTCCGGGTAAAACCCAAGAATCATGGAACGGAATAACTTACGTCGAAGGTGGTTCCCAGCAGAACCTCGCTCAGGTTTGCTAATGCATACCGCTGCATCAACGGATTGATATCCACCGGGCTCTTTCTCTTGATATCCTGGCTGATCATCTGCACAAGCAGGGACGCGTTCCTCCATATTCCAGACGGATCATAATCCCGCTGCAAGCCtggcttgaagatgctgCTGTACAGTTTCCAATTCTCGCCATGCGAGGATATAATATTATCCCCAGTGTATTGTGCCAGAACGCTATGGGGAATTTTCTTCTGATTGCCGCTTTTCGCATATAAATCTTCGTTTTTCAGGACCTCGGCAATGTAGGACGGTTTtgtgatgaggatattccACCGGCCGCCAAAAAATAGCTTGACAGCGCCGTGGGTTCTCAGAGGGGTAGAGAGGTAGCGATGGTAGAGAGTGACTTGGTCGGTGGGGGCCCGCTTCAGGGTTTGATTTAGCAGCGGGATAAGTGTGTAGTAGAAGGGGATTGTGGGGAGACCCTTAGGAAAAAACTGGGGTGGAGTGAAGAGGTAGGTgaggaagctggcgagaATACCGACGAGGCCCAAAAAGAGGACTGTTAGGGTTACTAGCATGGTGGTGGCCGTGAGGGTAACACAGGTGAGTGGAATTAGAGCGGTTAAGAAGTTGAAAAGATTGAGTTGAGATGGGACTGCAAGACAAGCGGGATGACATGAGGGAATCTATACAGACCACAAGCAGCAACAATCAAAGAAATGAGCATAAGCCGAAGAAAGCAACACGAGGCTGAGCTTGCATTGAAGGTACTGCTATACTTAGCTTGCACGCCGTGAAATCGGGCTGCGGGTCTTGGCGGCGGACTACCTCCGCTAGGGCTACACGATAGTCAGGTCTCCGCCCCACCGATATGTGACCTTGATGGCGGTCTTCCTTCCAACGCCGCATCCATATGCTACGTGCCCCTGAACAGACGGTCAGGCTGTCTGCCAAGTCTCAAATGCTATGTAAGCTACCCAATCCACGCTGGACCCATGAGGCGATCGGCATCTCGCGTGGCTTCGCAGTGTCGGCACACAAAAATAACCACTGAGCCAATGGAGTGCTATTTTCGGCACATATGGCAATACAGGCATGTTGCGGCTCTATCAGGCTCGGGTTGTACAGCTTAACAGTGTGGAAACGGGGTCGCGTTCAGCTCCGTGGAGTCTTGGAACTGGGATTAGCGATGGAGCAAGCAGGCAGTGTGAATCCTCTGCATCTGCTCAGCCCTAATGACAACGTCTGGTATCACAGGGTCTAGATGCCGACATGGGGTATATTAAGATGCTGTTGGGATCGCGATCAAGGTAACTCAttctcaacagcatcaaacaaacaacagcatcctctcatcttctgcattATACACATTGTGTCGCAATCATCTTTATTCCCTTTTCAAGCATTCTTAGCATCTTAGCATTTCCAGCATTCCGGCATTCCAGCATTCTAGCATTCTAGCATTTCTGGCATTCTCAGCATTTCCGCATACATTCACCATGTCTATCAACGTTGGAACCTCTGTCTACCACCACGTCGCTGCCATCTACCAGCGAGACAGCACTGGCAACCTCCTCGGCGCCGATGGCCGATATGCCAATCAGATCAGGTCCCTTTGGGGCGAGATTCACCAGACCATCTTGGATCAAGACCCATGTGAGGTGTCTAGGCTCCAATCTGGAAGGACTATCAGAACCACCCAAATCACACTCCCCTTGACTTCTTCAGAAGGGCAGACGGTCCTAATCCATGAACTCCAAGAAATCGACGCCTCTACGATCCGTGGTCTCCTGACCTTTAcaccttcttcctctctaTCATCCAACTTCTTTGCCTGGGCACGAAcatatctcctcctcaactcGCGTCTCCTTACCACATCACCATCCAACGCTGGGCCGAAGAATCCAGCACACCTAAGGTTAGCCGAGGAGATCACGACGCTCTTTGAAACAACTCTCAAGAATACGAGCCATGACGACCGCTGGGACCTTACTGGCCGAGAGTACTTCATTGACCGGGTCTACTTGTTTATCAAAGACAACAAAAAAATCGAGTTCTGTCTCCCTGCCTTTCCCTGCAAATCATCAAACCCAGATAAGGTAGCAGGAGTTGTACCTGATGCAGCAGAGTACCTTGCATTGGAACACTTGAATGATTTCGTGCAGAAGGTTGGTTCGATTTACGAGCCCGGTGCGACCCTGTGGGTTATCAGTGATGGACATGTTTTCTCTGACTGCAGTATGttcctcctttctctccttaATAGCCCGTGCTAACATTCTTTTCAGTTGGTGTGGACGATGCCCTCGTTGACTCATACGGAGCCATTCTTGCCTCCCAGTATAAGGCAACCACAAAGAACCAACCATCCAACTCTAACATACAATTCACCGGCCTCGAAgaccttttcttctcatctCCAGAGTCAAcatcttccttctcaacaaACATGCTCGACAGCATAAGCATTCCGCAGCCAATTGAAACGGTCCTCACTGAAAGCGCCCAGAAATGCAGGCTCCTTCTCGACACAGTTGGCGGTATTGACCGCAAGCATCTGAGGGGCCTCATTGACCGCAAACACTCTGAGACGTTGGCGCTGTATCAGGGTCAGTCCCGGTTCATGCTGGAGGATCTAGGCGCGTATCTCTCTGAGCGCAATATCGGCTccaaggccaggaagagGATCGCGTCTAAggttgcggaggagatgatTGCGGTACGTACAGACAACCCCCTGAACAAACCGTCTCACAAGCCTTGCTAATAATGATAATAGCGAAACCATGCATACTCAAACCTTGTCGAGCTTCTCTTCCCTCATCATGTCCGTCTTAGTATTCATGCGTATGCCTCACCAGTCCAACCCCATCCATTACACTAGAGCGAAACTAACCTGGATTTTTTCCAGACACACAAATGCCGGACCCAAATTTGGCATCCGCCTCTTCCCCCGCGGGGCTGTGCGTGCGGCACCAACCGCACAGGCTATTCTCTCTATTTCTCAGTCCaagtccgagtccgagtctggGGCGATCACCAACCCCCTCTACGAGTTCCAGATCCCTACGCCCTGGCATAACTGTCTTGTTCGTGTAGAGGGGTTAGAGGGCATGCTTCTTACAAGATCAGGAATTATTCGCGATGCGATTAGCAAAGGCTTGTTCGAGGGCGGCTGGTGTCAGCGCGAGGGAGGTCCGGGCGGATACTTTGTTATTCGCAAGGTTAAGCAGGAGGCCGCGCCTGCGACTGCAATGGAGGAAGTCCACCTCAGCACAACGCAGGGTGATACGAGGACCCAGACGGAGACGAAGATCGAGCCGAGAAACATGGAACCCATGTATCTGTTAGCAGACAAGAGC is a window of Aspergillus nidulans FGSC A4 chromosome VI DNA encoding:
- a CDS encoding uncharacterized protein (transcript_id=CADANIAT00010408); the protein is MNSPTSTINFPLLPEREPPYSAFSEPRKRFYLAIVTAAGFFGPLCGAVYLPSLNLYEDVFHAPGTVINATVSVYMAVFAVAPLLGAALSDLGGRKTIYIVTLASFLIANILLSTLPPNIGALFILRIFQAFGACIVTSIGAGTISDIFEPARRASVLAIFLLGPQLGPILGPLIGGQFATEDKWRWAFGFLALACLPVYLAILFCLPETLRCLVGNGEVFRTRPLFTLPRLRQKPLVDQGKFPKPPKPSLRNWINLLIQPTQCIVFVNGALSFAGLYLMYVSFPDVWGEKYGFSTAEVGYAYLSPGIALFIASLLTGRFSDWHRARLVKATPDIKIKAETRLPIQIMGFVISAAGKVMFGWFTQHKLHPVAGLVASALAGIGTAIIFVTSTSFQTECAPAQSATIVALAGLLRNIAAAIAAVIVDGVVKKMGYGWCFTGLGALDGICIGGIVYIIWKGWKRDEKREGRGWLRINSFKV
- a CDS encoding putative cytochrome CYP56B1 (transcript_id=CADANIAT00010409), producing MLVTLTVLFLGLVGILASFLTYLFTPPQFFPKGLPTIPFYYTLIPLLNQTLKRAPTDQVTLYHRYLSTPLRTHGAVKLFFGGRWNILITKPSYIAEVLKNEDLYAKSGNQKKIPHSVLAQYTGDNIISSHGENWKLYSSIFKPGLQRDYDPSGIWRNASLLVQMISQDIKRKSPVDINPLMQRYALANLSEVLLGTTFDTLQKPAASLHAFQLLIKPKIFDPIFLNFPVLDYLPLQTREEARKLVTRFTDELIETVRKGHTTCDHEKEHTRNLGCRLLYACESGLFTEMQLRHNMISAFLAGHENPQLLLVSSLFLLAEHPEMQESLRAEISALNDLEPAYNALSALPLLTSTIYEVLRLYPPISQLINRRTTAPTLLGGEIPIPAGTYVGYNAYATNRDIGFWGPDANEFKPSRWGNTMEEINALFRRANAKGAFISFHGGRRTCLGQRFALLEGRVTLAKLLMCVRWEIDPSWQRGMTPAGPLYARNLQLRFSNISGAGKAGAS
- a CDS encoding protein ditA (transcript_id=CADANIAT00010410), yielding MSINVGTSVYHHVAAIYQRDSTGNLLGADGRYANQIRSLWGEIHQTILDQDPCEVSRLQSGRTIRTTQITLPLTSSEGQTVLIHELQEIDASTIRGLLTFTPSSSLSSNFFAWARTYLLLNSRLLTTSPSNAGPKNPAHLRLAEEITTLFETTLKNTSHDDRWDLTGREYFIDRVYLFIKDNKKIEFCLPAFPCKSSNPDKVAGVVPDAAEYLALEHLNDFVQKVGSIYEPGATLWVISDGHVFSDCIGVDDALVDSYGAILASQYKATTKNQPSNSNIQFTGLEDLFFSSPESTSSFSTNMLDSISIPQPIETVLTESAQKCRLLLDTVGGIDRKHLRGLIDRKHSETLALYQGQSRFMLEDLGAYLSERNIGSKARKRIASKVAEEMIARNHAYSNLVELLFPHHVRLSIHAHTNAGPKFGIRLFPRGAVRAAPTAQAILSISQSKSESESGAITNPLYEFQIPTPWHNCLVRVEGLEGMLLTRSGIIRDAISKGLFEGGWCQREGGPGGYFVIRKVKQEAAPATAMEEVHLSTTQGDTRTQTETKIEPRNMEPMYLLADKSPLRMLGVFVWDQLIGFWTTIRSVVGTSRCCCRTETTFFQDDSPNKGSKGTNRSTNEKQAKKDITPVYVIADLSPRFTKTSSSTQTLTTDNAHAQVSQTTE